The sequence TCGCGGACTTGCGGCCAATAATTTTCCGGCGGCACAATGGCGCCGGCTTCGCCTTGAATCGGCTCCAGCACAACGGCGGCCAATGGCCAGCCGATTTTTTCGGCTTTTTGCAATTCAAAGTCCAGCTCATCGGCGTCGCCAAATTCGACAAAGCTGACATCGGGCAGCAGCGGCTCGAAAGATTTGCGATAGCGCCTTTTTCCCATCAAGCTCAGCGAGCCGAGCGATTTGCCGTGAAACGCGCCGAGCGCGCTGACAAAGCCGTGCTTGCCGGTGTAAGCCCGCGCCAGCTTCATCGCGCCCTCGACCGCATCGGTGCCGTTGTTGATGAGAAAACTGTATTGCAAATTTCCCGGGGTGATTTCCGCCAGCACTTTCGAGAGCGCGCCCCGCAAGGGATCGAGCAGTTCCTGGCTCGAAAGCGGATTGCGTTGCAATTGCGCCGCCACGGCTTTGACGATTTTCGGATGGCGAATGCCGGCGCTGTACAAGCCGTAACCGCCGAGACAATCGATATATTCGCGGCCGAGATTGTCGCAAAATTTCGAGGCCTGGCCGATCCATTCGAGACACGCATACTCGCCGGCCTGATTGACCGACTTGCGTACGTCGGCCCAGCCTTTGTTGACGTAGGTGAAATAATTTTCCAGCGTCTCCTCAATGATCCGGTGCTGGCGCAGCTCGTCGGTAATCGTTCCCGAAATGATATCGAGCCACTTGCGGCATTCCTTGAGAACGTCCTGATAGGGGCTGTATTTTTCCGGCGCCGGCAAAGACGGAACTGTGACTGGCGCTTTGAAGTCAATTTTATTTTTGAATAGAGGCAGCAAATTCGCCGCACCATTGTTGCGATTTTGCAGCGCCGGCGTTGGAGGCATGGTTGCGTTGAACATGGCTGAATCTCCCGTTGCATAAAATATTTTCAATCCAATTTGAATCGTTTTTGTCAGGCCCAAAGACAGCACGGCCTGGCGTTATTTTGCCGTGGCAAAAAACGATTTGCTTTTTACAAGGAAAAATTCGGCTCGGGCTAATTTAGCCAAAACGCAGGAGATCGCGGTAGAAAAATTTTTCGTCGTAAAAAAGACGGTAGAGAATGGAGCTGATGGATTGCAACAACCATGTGCCCATCGGCTGGCCTTCAGAATTGAGCAGGCTCTGGACGCTGGTTATCGCGTAGGGGTTTTGGAGTTTGTGCTTCATAGTCGCAGTCCTTTCTGGTTTGGCTACGCCCAAGAGGCTACGCTACGGCCTTTAGGGACGCCTTAATCGGCACATTTATAATATAGGGAAAAAACACTTTATTCGCAAGGGGCAAGATGACATTTTCTCGAACAGGGGC is a genomic window of candidate division KSB1 bacterium containing:
- a CDS encoding aminotransferase class III-fold pyridoxal phosphate-dependent enzyme is translated as MFNATMPPTPALQNRNNGAANLLPLFKNKIDFKAPVTVPSLPAPEKYSPYQDVLKECRKWLDIISGTITDELRQHRIIEETLENYFTYVNKGWADVRKSVNQAGEYACLEWIGQASKFCDNLGREYIDCLGGYGLYSAGIRHPKIVKAVAAQLQRNPLSSQELLDPLRGALSKVLAEITPGNLQYSFLINNGTDAVEGAMKLARAYTGKHGFVSALGAFHGKSLGSLSLMGKRRYRKSFEPLLPDVSFVEFGDADELDFELQKAEKIGWPLAAVVLEPIQGEAGAIVPPENYWPQVREICTRHNILLIADEVQTGLGRTGKMFAVEHWNVVPDIMCLGKALGGGVMPLAAFVSTPEIWSVFEKDPQVHSSTTGGNPLACAAGIAAIQVTIEEDLPGQAARKGECMLEAMRHMKRRYEDIIADVRGKGLLIGMQFQNARLGWEVVSRLFQKGVLVAGTMSNSETVRFEPALNIPNELLDEILNRLEDTLREVRRGALQAQSLNI